From Arachis hypogaea cultivar Tifrunner unplaced genomic scaffold, arahy.Tifrunner.gnm2.J5K5 arahy.Tifrunner.gnm2.scaffold_115, whole genome shotgun sequence, a single genomic window includes:
- the LOC114927283 gene encoding malate synthase, glyoxysomal isoform X1, whose amino-acid sequence MDTGTYGYPKQGVKKIDPSYDVPEGVDIRGRYDEEFAKILTKDALKFVAELQREFRSHIRYALECRKEAKRRYNEGALPGFDPATRYIREGEWVCAPVPPAVADRKVEITGPVERKMVINALNSGAKVFMADFEDALSPSWENLMRGQVNLKDAVAGTVTFNDKARNKVYKLNDQTAKLFVRPRGWHLPEAHIFIDGEPATGCLVDFGLYFYHNHAPFRQTQGAGFGPFFYLPKMEHSREAKIWNNVFERAEKMAGIERGSIRATVLIETLPAVFQMNEILYELRDHSVGLNCGRWDYIFSYVKTFQAHPDRLLPDRVLVGMTQHFMKSYSDLLIRTCHRRGVHAMGGMAAQIPIRDDPAANEAALELVRKDKLREVKAGHDGTWAAHPGLIPACVEVFNNNMGNAPNQIKDAKRDDAASITEEDLLQIPRGVRTMDGLRLNTRVGIQYVAAWLTGSGSVPLYNLMEDAATAEISRVQNWQWIKYGVELDGDGLGVRVSKELFSRVVEEEMARIESEVGKDKFKKGMYKEACKIFKRQCTAPTLDDFLTLDAYNYIVIQHPKGPAKL is encoded by the exons atGGATACTGGAACCTATGGATATCCCAAACAAGGAGTGAAAAAGATTGATCCGTCCTATGATGTTCCAGAAGGAGTGGACATTCGGGGAAGATATGATGAGGAGTTTGCAAAAATCCTCACAAAGGATGCTCTGAAGTTTGTTGCTGAGTTGCAACGTGAGTTCAGGAGCCATATAAGGTATGCTCTGGAGTGCAGAAAAGAGGCAAAGAGGAGGTACAATGAAGGGGCTCTGCCGGGGTTCGATCCGGCGACGAGGTACATAAGGGAAGGGGAGTGGGTGTGTGCACCGGTTCCACCGGCTGTGGCTGATAGGAAGGTAGAGATCACAGGACCTGTGGAGAGGAAGATGGTTATCAATGCTCTCAACTCTGGAGCTAAAGTCTTTATG GCTGATTTTGAAGATGCACTCTCACCAAGCTGGGAGAATCTTATGAGGGGTCAAGTGAACTTGAAGGATGCAGTGGCTGGGACTGTAACCTTCAACGACAAAGCCAGGAACAAGGTTTACAAGCTCAACGATCAGACAGCTAAGCTTTTTGTCAGACCAAGAGGTTGGCACCTACCCGAGGCCCATATTTTCATTGATGGTGAACCAGCAACCGGTTGCCTTGTTGATTTCGGCCTCTACTTCTACCACAATCATGCACCGTTCCGCCAGACTCAGGGTGCAGGCTTTGGCCCTTTCTTCTATCTTCCAAAAATGGAGCACTCAAG GGAAGCTAAGATATGGAATAATGTGTTTGAGAGGGCAGAGAAGATGGCAGGCATAGAAAGGGGAAGCATACGGGCCACTGTTCTGATTGAAACACTTCCTGCTGTGTTTCAAATGAACGAAATTCTGTATGAGCTGAGGGACCACTCCGTTGGTCTCAACTGTGGCCGTTGGGATTACATTTTCAGTTATGTCAAGACCTTCCAAGCTCACCCGGATCGGCTGCTCCCGGACAGGGTTCTTGTTGGCATGACTCAGCACTTCATGAAGAGCTACTCTGACCTTCTCATCCGGACGTGTCATAGGCGTGGCGTGCATGCTATGGGAGGCATG GCAGCTCAAATTCCAATTAGAGATGATCCAGCTGCTAATGAGGCAGCACTGGAACTGGTAAGGAAGGacaaactaagagaagtaaaGGCAGGGCACGACGGAACATGGGCAGCACACCCCGGTCTGATACCAGCCTGCGTGGAGGTTTTTAACAACAACATGGGCAATGCTCCTAATCAGATCAAGGACGCGAAGCGCGATGATGCTGCAAGCATAACTGAAGAAGACCTCTTGCAAATACCTAGAGGTGTACGTACAATGGATGGTCTCCGCTTGAATACACGTGTCGGTATTCAGTATGTGGCGGCATGGCTCACTGGATCTGGTTCAGTTCCTCTTTACAACCTCATGGAAGATGCTGCCACTGCTGAGATTAGCAGGGTGCAGAACTGGCAGTGGATCAAGTATGGAGTGGAGTTGGATGGGGATGGACTCGGAGTAAGAGTGAGCAAGGAGCTCTTCAGCCGagtggttgaggaagagatggcTAGGATTGAAAGTGAGGTGGGAAAAGATAAATTCAAGAAGGGAATGTATAAGGAGGCTTGCAAGATCTTCAAAAGGCAGTGCACTGCTCCAACACTGGATGATTTTCTGACCCTGGATGCCTACAATTACATAGTCATACAACACCCCAAGGGACCAGCAAagctttga
- the LOC114927283 gene encoding malate synthase, glyoxysomal isoform X2 has product MVINALNSGAKVFMADFEDALSPSWENLMRGQVNLKDAVAGTVTFNDKARNKVYKLNDQTAKLFVRPRGWHLPEAHIFIDGEPATGCLVDFGLYFYHNHAPFRQTQGAGFGPFFYLPKMEHSREAKIWNNVFERAEKMAGIERGSIRATVLIETLPAVFQMNEILYELRDHSVGLNCGRWDYIFSYVKTFQAHPDRLLPDRVLVGMTQHFMKSYSDLLIRTCHRRGVHAMGGMAAQIPIRDDPAANEAALELVRKDKLREVKAGHDGTWAAHPGLIPACVEVFNNNMGNAPNQIKDAKRDDAASITEEDLLQIPRGVRTMDGLRLNTRVGIQYVAAWLTGSGSVPLYNLMEDAATAEISRVQNWQWIKYGVELDGDGLGVRVSKELFSRVVEEEMARIESEVGKDKFKKGMYKEACKIFKRQCTAPTLDDFLTLDAYNYIVIQHPKGPAKL; this is encoded by the exons ATGGTTATCAATGCTCTCAACTCTGGAGCTAAAGTCTTTATG GCTGATTTTGAAGATGCACTCTCACCAAGCTGGGAGAATCTTATGAGGGGTCAAGTGAACTTGAAGGATGCAGTGGCTGGGACTGTAACCTTCAACGACAAAGCCAGGAACAAGGTTTACAAGCTCAACGATCAGACAGCTAAGCTTTTTGTCAGACCAAGAGGTTGGCACCTACCCGAGGCCCATATTTTCATTGATGGTGAACCAGCAACCGGTTGCCTTGTTGATTTCGGCCTCTACTTCTACCACAATCATGCACCGTTCCGCCAGACTCAGGGTGCAGGCTTTGGCCCTTTCTTCTATCTTCCAAAAATGGAGCACTCAAG GGAAGCTAAGATATGGAATAATGTGTTTGAGAGGGCAGAGAAGATGGCAGGCATAGAAAGGGGAAGCATACGGGCCACTGTTCTGATTGAAACACTTCCTGCTGTGTTTCAAATGAACGAAATTCTGTATGAGCTGAGGGACCACTCCGTTGGTCTCAACTGTGGCCGTTGGGATTACATTTTCAGTTATGTCAAGACCTTCCAAGCTCACCCGGATCGGCTGCTCCCGGACAGGGTTCTTGTTGGCATGACTCAGCACTTCATGAAGAGCTACTCTGACCTTCTCATCCGGACGTGTCATAGGCGTGGCGTGCATGCTATGGGAGGCATG GCAGCTCAAATTCCAATTAGAGATGATCCAGCTGCTAATGAGGCAGCACTGGAACTGGTAAGGAAGGacaaactaagagaagtaaaGGCAGGGCACGACGGAACATGGGCAGCACACCCCGGTCTGATACCAGCCTGCGTGGAGGTTTTTAACAACAACATGGGCAATGCTCCTAATCAGATCAAGGACGCGAAGCGCGATGATGCTGCAAGCATAACTGAAGAAGACCTCTTGCAAATACCTAGAGGTGTACGTACAATGGATGGTCTCCGCTTGAATACACGTGTCGGTATTCAGTATGTGGCGGCATGGCTCACTGGATCTGGTTCAGTTCCTCTTTACAACCTCATGGAAGATGCTGCCACTGCTGAGATTAGCAGGGTGCAGAACTGGCAGTGGATCAAGTATGGAGTGGAGTTGGATGGGGATGGACTCGGAGTAAGAGTGAGCAAGGAGCTCTTCAGCCGagtggttgaggaagagatggcTAGGATTGAAAGTGAGGTGGGAAAAGATAAATTCAAGAAGGGAATGTATAAGGAGGCTTGCAAGATCTTCAAAAGGCAGTGCACTGCTCCAACACTGGATGATTTTCTGACCCTGGATGCCTACAATTACATAGTCATACAACACCCCAAGGGACCAGCAAagctttga